One Sulfurimonas sp. HSL-3221 genomic window, AGGCTCCCGTTTCGATCCCTTCGCCCTCGCCGTACTGTTTGACGGTCGCCAGTCGTCCCGCCAGGGAGACGGCGATGTTGGCGCGCAGTTCATCCGCGCTCATGTTTGCCTGAAGCTGCTCCTGGGTATAGGAGACGAGCCCGAGGGTCTCGCTGCGGGGAATGACGGTAACCTGTTCGATTTCGACCTCGGGCAGGAGCACCATGGAGGTGACGGCGTGGGCGGCTTCGTGGTAGGCACTGCGCCGCAGGTCCTCTTCGAAGTTCTTGAGGCGTTTCTTCTCAAGACGGCTGCCGTATTTGATGGTGTTGATCTGGTCAATAATGATCTGTTCGTCCAGTGTGGCTTTGTTCTGCTTGATCGCTTCCAGCGCACAGGCTTTGGCGATGCGGCCGAGCTCGTAGCCGTTCATGCCGCTCATATAGCGGGTAATACGTTCGATGTCGATCTTTTCATGGGGTTTTTCGAGGAGCTGTTTGGCGAAAAAGAGCCGGGCTTCCCTGTCGAGTTCCGGCACCTCCACGAACTGGTCGATGCGGCCCGGATGCATCAGCGCGACGGGCACCTCCTCTTTGTGCTGCGCCGTCATGACGGTAAAGACGAAATTTTCCGGTGAGTCCGGACTCCCGTCGATCGCCGCGTCCAGCGCTTCGGTCGGAATCGGCGTGTAGGTGCCCTCGATGATCCCCTTGACGTCGACATTGTCGAGAATGACCAGGAGCGGGGCGGCCTGGCGGGCCCGCTGGAATGCCGCCTCGATCAGCTCCTCGTTGAAGAGGTCGCTGCCGCGCAGGTAGAGATAGGGGAGGCCGGCTTCCTTGGCAAAGGCTTTGACGAGCAGGGTCTTGCCGACCCCTTCGGGGCCGTAGAGCAGCAGGCCTTTGGGGAGGGTGATCCCGAAGGTTTTCAGTCCCCGGTCGTTATGCAGCAGCGCCACAAGGGATGCGAGCTGCTGTTTGACGCGGTTCTGACCGGCGATGGCGTCGAAGCCGGTGCGGCCCACCGGGTGGATGGTCAGGCGGTCGCCCTGCGCGCTCAGCGGGGTGATCTCCTGGGAGTGCTCTTCAATGTCGCGCAGGCGCAGTTCCGTCCCCTCTTTGCTGTCGTGGCGTTCCCAGTTCAGGCTGAAACGGCGGTCGTATTTGCCGAAGGCTTTCAGGTCCGATTCGTCGGCGAAGGCACTGCGCAGCCAGTTGCGCGCATCTTTGGAGACGTCGAGAACGATGCGGCCCGTTTCGGGCATGTCCGCAGCGGCGAGATCGAAGAGATAGGCCGGAAGAC contains:
- a CDS encoding AAA family ATPase, encoding MNTTPQTFPATIGQEKPAALLEQWLGRFGQCPHFGGVADLLVIAGPPASGKKLIMLQTLARLGRERLHLHMGEFAFADDAERLLGTKGILTRWVTEHPEGAIVFEDIDEADHAIQRAVAAIITDGAPGAPERYGRTLFVLLFKIKSPEWIGKQFLGRYYDQPLLEQAHLYEGLATTGMPDESGILRALFDPELLNVMSETDLILLYPHDLQTLRAITEQILHTAAARWNAVRPVPLEVRHPSELALALLLSFSPYLNTTRVAHRLPAYLFDLAAADMPETGRIVLDVSKDARNWLRSAFADESDLKAFGKYDRRFSLNWERHDSKEGTELRLRDIEEHSQEITPLSAQGDRLTIHPVGRTGFDAIAGQNRVKQQLASLVALLHNDRGLKTFGITLPKGLLLYGPEGVGKTLLVKAFAKEAGLPYLYLRGSDLFNEELIEAAFQRARQAAPLLVILDNVDVKGIIEGTYTPIPTEALDAAIDGSPDSPENFVFTVMTAQHKEEVPVALMHPGRIDQFVEVPELDREARLFFAKQLLEKPHEKIDIERITRYMSGMNGYELGRIAKACALEAIKQNKATLDEQIIIDQINTIKYGSRLEKKRLKNFEEDLRRSAYHEAAHAVTSMVLLPEVEIEQVTVIPRSETLGLVSYTQEQLQANMSADELRANIAVSLAGRLATVKQYGEGEGIETGAYNDLQQATLYAYSAVAQYGMDSQLQNISIEMLQQNVSNTLYDSQLQSRIAVWIAEGTARAKEVIDAHWALIETVAQRLIAVEFIEGSELKSLLNAPPTA